TTAGCAGCGGCAGCTTGTTTATCTCATACACACAAAATCTCTTCATTAATTCTTGAAAAATCCGACTGTATAGCTTCTCTTTGGCAAACTAAAACCTACGATCGTCTCAAACTTCATCTTCCCAAACAGTTTTGTCAACTTCCACTTATGAATTTCCCTAAAAACTTCCCTAAATACCCTTCTAAACACCAGTTCGTATCTTACATGGAGTCTTACGCTTCACACTTCTCTATCAAACCCAAGTTCAATCAAGCTGTTGTGAGAGCTGAATTCGACACCGTTAACGGGTTCTGGAGAGTTAAAACTCAAGATAAAGAATATATTTCTTATTGGCTTATTGTTGCTACTGGTGAAAATGCCGAGCCGGTAATTCCTGAAATTTCTGGCATGGAAAAGTTTAACGGTCCTATTATTCATACCAGTGTTTATAAATCTGGGTCTGAGTTTATGAATCAAAGGGTTTTAGTTGTTGGTTGTGGTAATTCTGGTATGGAGGTTAGTTTAGACCTTTGTAGGTATAATGCAATTCCTCACATGGTTGTTAGGAACAcagtaagttttttttttttaattttaatatttgaaattcatttatttttaatgattttggttatatatttatttggtgtttaactttttaaatttcttttttggTTGTGTATAAACAGGTTCATGTTTTACCAAGAGAGATGTTTGGGATGTCAACCTTTACAGTAGCAATGACACTTCTTAAGTGGTTGCCATTAAGACTAGTTGATAAGTTGCTACTACTTGTGGCTAATTTCACTATAGGCAATACTGATCAATTAGGTCTCCGGAGACCTAAAACCGGCCCGCTCGAGCTTAAAAATGTAACCGGAAAGACTCCCGTTCTTGACGTCGGCGCACTTTCTCAAATAAAATCAGGCAAAATTAAGGTAACTTATTCTTACCGCACACATAAACTTATTGAATCCTACGTTTTGAACAAACATATTTTCCTGTTCAGAAATGCCCTTTTGTATTTCACCATTTTCCGAAGCAACATTTCGAAAATGCCCTTTTCTATTTTACCGATTTCCGTTTTAACATTTCGGACATGAACTTTTATATTTCACTGTTTTCCGTTTTAACATTTTGGAAATGCCCTTTTCTATTTCAGAGTTTTTCAATTTAACCTTACGGAAATGCCCTTTTGTTTTAATGTAGTATAGTACTAACATtgttaaggttttttttttttttcaggtgATGGAAGGTATAAAAGAGATAACAAGAAATGAAGTGAAATTTATGGACGGACAAGAAAAGAAGTTTGATTCAATAATCTTAGCAACTGGGTACAAAAGCAATGTGCCTAATTGGCTCAAGgtaattaatgaaaataaatcaataaaactaattttatttttagtgttaaTTCTACCGGTCTCTTATATGAATCATCAATCCCTTTCTGCATTTGGACACATGCACAGAATGCAGAAGGCTGCAGAAAAATCTCCTTTTTTCCATGCAAAAGGGAATAAAATCAGTTAGGTCCTTTTGGGATTACTACATTTTTCTGGAACGTACCCTTTTTATTTCTTCATAGGAGAAATTTGTTTTCTATGATATGTTGCTTTCATGACATACATATTACAAAATTTGCTTCAAATTGTCCTAGAAAACTgtcattttttgttatttctagACCAAAATTGACAAGGATCTGTTTTATTTTATGGCTTTAACTTAATTTGattcattaatttaaataattatattttattccactgaaaaaaaatgaagaacatTTTTATCATTGGGTTATGTATATGGGATAAGAGTGTTGAAAAATTGAATGTAtaccaaaaaaatcaaaccgcATCGATAAATTTGGTTTGATACTAGTGCACATATCAATGCATTTTTCTGTTCAGTTCGgctttaaatatgaaaaattcaGTTTAATTTCAACGCAAATCAAGCTAAAAAAACATTAACTGAACTAACTAGTTTGATTCGGTTCAAATTGAATGCACTCTTAGGAGGAATATGATTTAATTAGTTACTAATCTTATAATGTGATTTTGTTGATGGCAGGGATGTGATTTTTTCACAAAAGATGGAATGCCTAAAACACCCTTTCCTAAGGGATGGAAAGGAGACAATGGGTTGTACACCGTTGGATTCACAAGAAAAGGGTTATTAGGAACGGCTTCTGATGCTGTTAATATTGCACAAGATATATCTGAATCTGAGCAATGGAGGGTAATTAAGGACAGAAATAAATCTTGTAATTCCAATTTTATCCTGCTagggataaaataaaaaaaggaaaagaagatGAAAATTTGGTAAACTTGATAGAGTAGGTTTGTTTTTTACCTTGGGAGATTTTACTGTTCAGAGAAGGCAACAGAACTAATTCCcaattttctgtaattttttgttGTTGCTTATGGTTAATTTAGTTCTTGTAAATCTACCAATTTTGTATGAAGGGTTAACATCAACTTCTTCTCATGTATCTTTGTTAACTTTgtacaaaataattttctttaataaaCTTCTTTTTTGTctatttccatttttttcttaGACCTCAATCAGTCATCCAACTCTCACACCCATTTGATCAAGATTTATTATAAACCATTTTTTAATGAACAAAATAAAACTTAAGTTAtggttttgaataaaaaaaactccCAAAATTAGTTTTTAGTTCATTTTACACCTCAACTGAGATGGTAGAAAATTATTGAAACATGATATAAAAATGAAGTTGAGGTTGTAGAAAATTATTGAAGCAtgatatattaattgaaattaaaagagTAAAACGAGTCAAAATGActattctaaaaatatttttatccaaAGCAACAAGGTTAgtcttatttgattttttttttggtcaaatttAAGAAGTAAATAAATCGTTGTCTTTAGTACTATGTATACCATGCTCGTCGATCATTTATTTACAAAGACAATAgatttattttactataaagTCTTAGTTCGCGGGGGAGAAGGGGGGGATCATTCGGTAGGATAAATCgaaataatatgtttaatcgatctattttgattgaatttgattaaaattataattttgggtttgatcaatatatttttGCAGTTTGATTATggttaaaaacttaaaattttaaaattttggttaatcGAAGTAACATAAAATTgtatacttttttatattttaaccaaattaac
This region of Mercurialis annua linkage group LG1-X, ddMerAnnu1.2, whole genome shotgun sequence genomic DNA includes:
- the LOC126659720 gene encoding probable indole-3-pyruvate monooxygenase YUCCA4 encodes the protein MGSSCKEQQHFRFLNSNQEIIKIQEGPIIIGAGPSGLAAAACLSHTHKISSLILEKSDCIASLWQTKTYDRLKLHLPKQFCQLPLMNFPKNFPKYPSKHQFVSYMESYASHFSIKPKFNQAVVRAEFDTVNGFWRVKTQDKEYISYWLIVATGENAEPVIPEISGMEKFNGPIIHTSVYKSGSEFMNQRVLVVGCGNSGMEVSLDLCRYNAIPHMVVRNTVHVLPREMFGMSTFTVAMTLLKWLPLRLVDKLLLLVANFTIGNTDQLGLRRPKTGPLELKNVTGKTPVLDVGALSQIKSGKIKVMEGIKEITRNEVKFMDGQEKKFDSIILATGYKSNVPNWLKGCDFFTKDGMPKTPFPKGWKGDNGLYTVGFTRKGLLGTASDAVNIAQDISESEQWRVIKDRNKSCNSNFILLGIK